In the genome of Pseudomonas bubulae, one region contains:
- a CDS encoding alpha/beta hydrolase family protein codes for MFSYRLALPALCLSLILPFALPVLAAETKPQVEPEPAVRAPLPERSLEDAAALERQLPQHEQQQLQAPNDSFLALWKPANSSAPEGAVIIIPGAGETADWPLTVSPLRNKLPDANWASLSLSLPDMQSEASQPREAEPEKPPAAIATDSSSKAATTTAKPIEQAASDGTESTEPEAAQTGQDLDKADAERIFARIDAAIAFAQHQNMRTIVLLGHGSGAYWASRYISTKHPAQIQKLIMVSARKPVLAEPDLSQLTPALNVALLDIFYKDQPLAREAALQRLQASKRANGSNFKQVGLFATPGNRDGEQEQLFRRVRGWLSPQPVDK; via the coding sequence ATGTTTTCTTATCGTCTGGCACTACCGGCTTTGTGCCTGTCGCTGATATTGCCGTTCGCCCTGCCAGTGCTTGCAGCCGAGACCAAGCCCCAAGTCGAGCCAGAACCCGCAGTTCGCGCGCCCCTGCCCGAGCGCAGTCTGGAAGATGCGGCGGCCCTTGAGCGGCAATTGCCGCAACATGAGCAACAACAACTGCAAGCACCCAATGACAGTTTTCTCGCCCTGTGGAAGCCCGCAAACAGCAGCGCCCCCGAGGGTGCGGTCATCATCATCCCCGGAGCCGGTGAAACCGCTGACTGGCCACTGACCGTCAGCCCTCTGCGCAACAAGCTGCCGGACGCCAACTGGGCCAGCCTGAGCCTGAGTCTGCCGGACATGCAAAGCGAAGCCAGCCAGCCGCGCGAAGCCGAACCAGAGAAACCTCCTGCTGCAATTGCGACAGACAGTAGCAGCAAGGCAGCCACCACCACGGCCAAACCCATCGAGCAGGCCGCCAGTGACGGCACCGAAAGCACGGAACCCGAAGCGGCTCAAACCGGGCAAGACCTGGACAAGGCCGATGCCGAGCGCATCTTCGCCCGTATTGATGCAGCGATTGCCTTTGCCCAGCACCAGAACATGCGCACTATCGTTCTGCTCGGCCATGGTTCCGGGGCCTACTGGGCGTCGCGTTATATCAGTACCAAGCATCCTGCCCAGATCCAGAAACTGATCATGGTGTCTGCCCGCAAACCTGTGTTGGCAGAGCCGGACCTGAGCCAGTTGACCCCGGCCCTCAACGTGGCGCTGCTGGATATCTTCTATAAAGACCAACCCCTGGCCCGCGAAGCCGCCCTGCAAAGATTGCAGGCCAGCAAGCGAGCCAACGGGTCGAATTTCAAGCAGGTCGGATTGTTCGCCACCCCGGGCAACCGGGATGGTGAACAGGAGCAGTTGTTTCGCCGTGTACGCGGCTGGCTCAGCCCGCAACCTGTGGATAAGTAA
- a CDS encoding aminoglycoside phosphotransferase family protein, whose amino-acid sequence MPDQDVRLQHLKVWLDEQLATVFENEGWGAVPPATLTAASSDASFRRYFRWEGEGRSFVVMDAPPPQENCKPFVDIADFLRTCLINVPKIYAQDLDRGFLLLNDLGNKTFLDVINSSNADELFKDAIEALLAFQQLPMTEPLPSYDVALLRRELELFPEWYVRAHLGVDFNEQQQAVWQRVSTLLIDSALAQPKVLVHRDFMPRNLMLSIPNPGVLDFQDAVYGPVTYDITCLFKDAFLSWPEERVRNWLQDYWKLALPLGIPVQRDFEEFLRASDLMGVQRHLKVIGIFARICHRDGKPRYLADVPRFFSYIEAVLARRPELAELGELFSSLGLVSEVDA is encoded by the coding sequence ATGCCTGACCAAGATGTACGCCTGCAACACCTGAAAGTTTGGCTGGATGAGCAGTTGGCAACCGTGTTCGAGAATGAGGGTTGGGGAGCTGTGCCCCCGGCCACGTTGACTGCTGCCAGTAGCGATGCGAGCTTCAGACGCTATTTTCGCTGGGAGGGCGAGGGCCGCAGTTTTGTTGTCATGGACGCGCCGCCGCCCCAGGAAAACTGCAAACCTTTCGTCGATATTGCTGATTTTTTGCGAACTTGCCTGATTAACGTACCGAAAATTTACGCTCAGGATCTTGATCGCGGCTTTCTATTGCTCAACGATCTGGGCAACAAGACCTTCCTGGACGTGATCAACAGCAGCAACGCCGACGAGTTGTTCAAGGATGCCATTGAAGCCTTGCTGGCCTTTCAGCAATTGCCGATGACCGAGCCTTTGCCCAGCTATGACGTGGCCTTGTTGCGTCGCGAGCTGGAGCTGTTCCCCGAGTGGTACGTGCGAGCTCACCTGGGGGTGGATTTCAATGAGCAGCAACAGGCCGTCTGGCAACGAGTCAGTACGCTGCTGATCGACAGTGCCCTGGCGCAGCCCAAAGTGCTGGTGCACCGCGACTTTATGCCGCGCAACCTGATGCTCAGCATTCCCAATCCTGGGGTGCTGGATTTCCAGGACGCAGTGTATGGCCCGGTGACGTACGACATTACGTGCCTGTTCAAGGACGCCTTCTTGAGCTGGCCTGAAGAGCGTGTGCGCAACTGGCTGCAGGATTACTGGAAGCTGGCGCTGCCGTTGGGCATCCCGGTGCAGCGCGATTTTGAAGAATTCTTGCGCGCCAGCGACCTGATGGGTGTGCAGCGGCATTTGAAAGTGATCGGCATTTTTGCCCGCATTTGTCATCGCGATGGTAAACCACGCTATCTGGCCGATGTACCGCGCTTCTTCTCTTATATAGAAGCTGTGCTGGCGCGACGTCCCGAGCTGGCAGAGCTGGGTGAGTTGTTCAGCAGCCTGGGGCTGGTCAGCGAGGTCGATGCATGA
- a CDS encoding phosphoglycolate phosphatase codes for MSRFEQLLQGQLPKLVMFDLDGTLIDSVPDLAVAVEAMLLKLGRPPAGIENVRLWIGNGAPMLVRRALAGNMDGSGVDDTEAEQALEIFMEAYDGGHAHTKVYPGVRESLKWLQKQGVEMALITNKPERFVAPLLDELKLGRFFRWIIGGDTLPQTKPDPAALLFVMKMAGATPAQSIFVGDSRNDVLAAKAAGVRCVALSYGYNHGRPIEEESPDMVIGNLQELIAGCLESAPEITLGNSVSPSRRDSIVVVTRKLWMKVIKALARWRWRA; via the coding sequence ATGAGCCGCTTTGAGCAGCTACTCCAGGGGCAGCTGCCAAAATTGGTGATGTTCGATCTGGATGGCACCCTGATTGATTCGGTACCGGATTTGGCCGTTGCCGTGGAGGCCATGCTGCTCAAGCTCGGTCGTCCGCCCGCCGGGATTGAAAACGTACGGCTGTGGATCGGTAACGGCGCGCCCATGCTGGTGCGCCGTGCCCTGGCCGGGAATATGGACGGCAGTGGTGTTGATGACACAGAGGCCGAACAGGCACTGGAAATTTTCATGGAAGCCTACGACGGTGGCCATGCACACACCAAGGTTTACCCCGGTGTGCGCGAAAGCCTCAAGTGGCTGCAAAAACAGGGCGTTGAAATGGCCCTGATCACCAACAAGCCCGAACGCTTTGTGGCGCCATTACTGGATGAGTTGAAACTGGGGCGGTTTTTCCGCTGGATTATCGGTGGCGACACCCTGCCACAGACAAAACCCGACCCTGCTGCCTTACTGTTTGTAATGAAAATGGCTGGCGCTACTCCCGCGCAATCGATATTTGTCGGCGATTCGCGAAATGACGTGCTGGCCGCCAAGGCTGCCGGTGTTCGTTGCGTAGCGCTGAGTTACGGCTACAACCACGGTCGCCCGATTGAAGAAGAGTCACCGGATATGGTGATTGGTAACCTGCAAGAGCTGATAGCCGGTTGCTTAGAATCTGCGCCTGAGATAACGTTGGGCAATTCTGTTTCCCCCTCTCGAAGAGATTCCATCGTGGTGGTCACCCGCAAACTCTGGATGAAAGTCATCAAGGCCCTGGCCCGCTGGCGTTGGCGCGCCTGA
- a CDS encoding DnaJ domain-containing protein, translating to MLWPGTLIGAGAGFFIASIPGAMLGALLGQALDRRLQLHSWADLLERFGARPVLRNDELLFVLLGRLAKSGGQVVGKHIEQARLEMRQLDMEPAAQKRAIAAFNRGKSGTDSLRGYLKRLKAQPHAAEGVLRACWRMILADGRVAPQERELIVLWGGWLGWTRQQVLVLGGEHEPQPKPLATRGGTYRQALLLLGVTEASDPEQIKRAYRRLLSRHHPDKVAGSGAGPAQVREATEKTRELHQAYASIRERRGF from the coding sequence ATGTTGTGGCCAGGGACTCTGATCGGAGCCGGAGCAGGCTTTTTCATAGCCAGTATTCCGGGGGCCATGCTCGGTGCTTTACTGGGGCAGGCGCTCGACCGGCGCTTGCAACTGCACAGTTGGGCCGATCTGCTTGAGCGTTTTGGTGCCCGGCCGGTGCTGCGCAACGATGAGTTGTTGTTTGTGTTGCTCGGTCGTCTGGCCAAAAGCGGCGGACAGGTGGTGGGCAAGCATATCGAGCAGGCGCGGCTGGAAATGCGTCAGCTCGATATGGAGCCTGCAGCGCAAAAGCGTGCCATTGCCGCGTTCAACCGTGGCAAATCCGGTACTGATTCGCTGCGCGGTTACCTGAAACGGCTCAAGGCTCAGCCTCATGCGGCAGAAGGTGTATTGCGTGCCTGCTGGCGAATGATCCTGGCCGATGGCCGGGTGGCTCCCCAGGAACGTGAGCTGATAGTGCTTTGGGGGGGCTGGCTGGGCTGGACCCGCCAACAGGTTCTGGTGTTGGGTGGCGAACATGAGCCTCAGCCCAAACCGCTGGCGACCCGTGGCGGTACCTACCGGCAAGCGCTGCTTCTGCTGGGGGTGACCGAGGCCAGTGATCCTGAGCAAATCAAGCGAGCCTATCGCCGCCTGCTCAGTCGTCATCACCCGGACAAGGTTGCCGGCAGCGGTGCGGGCCCGGCGCAGGTGCGCGAGGCCACGGAAAAAACCCGTGAACTGCACCAGGCCTACGCCTCGATCCGTGAACGGCGTGGTTTTTAG
- a CDS encoding REP-associated tyrosine transposase — translation MPISNNACHLRTGRYSEPGHIYLLTAVTELRRPVFTDFHLGRLVVNQLRHAHDDGIVRSIAWVVMPDHCHWLVELRTKTLGELMCRFKSRSSITVNKACRSSERIWQRGYHDRAVRQEEDIKNIARYIIKNPIRSQLTSRIGDYPLWDACWI, via the coding sequence TTGCCAATTTCAAACAACGCTTGTCACCTGCGCACAGGGCGCTACTCCGAACCCGGCCACATTTACCTGCTCACCGCCGTCACCGAGCTACGGCGACCCGTATTTACCGACTTCCATCTAGGCCGTCTTGTGGTGAACCAACTCCGGCATGCTCACGACGACGGCATCGTCAGGTCCATCGCCTGGGTGGTCATGCCTGACCACTGCCACTGGCTCGTAGAGTTACGTACCAAAACCCTGGGCGAGTTGATGTGCCGATTCAAGTCACGCAGCAGCATTACGGTCAATAAAGCATGCCGATCCAGTGAGCGAATCTGGCAAAGGGGCTATCACGACAGGGCTGTCAGACAGGAAGAGGACATTAAAAACATCGCCCGCTACATCATCAAAAACCCGATCCGCTCTCAACTGACCTCGCGGATCGGTGATTACCCCCTGTGGGATGCCTGCTGGATCTAG
- a CDS encoding LPS-assembly protein LptD: MALKSPAFRKKFPLLVTGSLLAMQPLATPFAFAEEQYDCSVSATGGWDCAPKTNVAQLPPRPAHGDGSVGASGETSEQAKQAPLVTEAKGRGLKARSDDYSHLDWVPRDKLTAAQLAETGPYCSGSYVEPIRPGMNDPTSKSDAPTFIGAKASRYEQEEQVATLAGDVVMRQGSMQIEADEASLYQAESRGELNGKVRLRDNGALIVGDHADVQLDTGAAKVDNAEYVLHKSRIRGSALYAKRAEDSIIRLKDGTYTTCEPNSNAWQLKGNNITLNPATGFGTATNVTLRVKDIPVFYTPYIYFPIDDRRQSGFLPPSFSSSTDTGFMLVTPYYFNLAPNYDATLYPRYMTKRGLLMEGEFRYLTESSEGQFGAAYLNDDNDDRKRQTDYTDKRYMLNWQHKGGLDSRVLTEVDYTKISDPYYFQDLESDQIGVESRDYLNQQGAVSYRGDDYTAKLNVQAYQLATVTQITPYDMLPQLTLNGMLPTHPGGLNFAYNTELVRFDRDLKTGRFIDENGGPINADGTIGTPRLDTNVAGLARANGTRMNLAPNVSLPLNWSYGFLTPSLKYMYTQYDLDLDGTGKKYMTDNGQKFDSTVNRSVPIASVDSGLYFDRNTNWFGTNYRQTLEPRAFYLYVPEKNQDDIPIFDTSETTFSYSSLWRDNRFTGTDRVGDENKLSLGLTSRLIEDNGFERQRISVGQAYYFKDRKVQLPGIDADRKDATSSVSPYALEYAYRFNRDWRATADYNWDPETRSPRSGSAMMHYQPEDNPNKVVNAGFRYRNDQVRYDQYTGKWTVGGGDYLSPGDPGYIKDYYKIKQHDFSVIWPIVPQWNAISRWQYDYNRNRTLEAFGGFEYDNCCWKLRLISRYWVSNDEYTQEAPQNEKGDHGLFLQVVLKGLGGVVGTKVESFLDKGIQGYREREDQAF; the protein is encoded by the coding sequence ATGGCATTGAAATCCCCCGCGTTTCGTAAAAAATTTCCGTTGCTGGTAACCGGCAGTTTGCTGGCCATGCAACCTCTCGCCACGCCGTTCGCGTTTGCCGAGGAGCAGTATGACTGTTCCGTGTCGGCTACGGGGGGCTGGGATTGCGCACCAAAAACCAACGTGGCGCAACTGCCACCGCGTCCTGCGCACGGTGACGGGTCTGTGGGTGCCAGCGGTGAAACCAGCGAGCAGGCCAAACAGGCCCCGCTGGTCACCGAGGCCAAAGGCCGTGGGCTCAAGGCGCGCAGTGACGATTACAGTCACCTCGACTGGGTGCCCCGGGACAAGCTGACCGCTGCGCAGTTGGCCGAAACCGGCCCGTACTGCTCCGGTTCGTACGTAGAGCCCATCCGTCCGGGCATGAACGACCCCACCAGCAAAAGCGACGCCCCGACCTTTATCGGCGCCAAAGCCTCCCGCTATGAGCAGGAAGAGCAGGTTGCGACCCTGGCCGGTGACGTAGTCATGCGCCAGGGCAGCATGCAGATCGAAGCCGACGAAGCCAGCCTGTACCAGGCTGAAAGTCGTGGCGAACTCAACGGCAAGGTGCGCCTGCGTGACAACGGCGCACTGATCGTCGGCGACCACGCCGATGTGCAACTGGACACGGGTGCGGCCAAGGTCGACAACGCCGAATATGTGCTGCACAAGTCGCGCATCCGCGGCAGTGCGCTGTATGCCAAGCGTGCCGAAGACTCGATCATCCGCCTCAAGGATGGTACCTACACCACCTGCGAGCCAAACAGCAACGCCTGGCAGCTCAAGGGCAATAACATCACGTTGAACCCGGCCACCGGTTTCGGTACGGCCACCAACGTGACGCTGCGGGTCAAGGACATTCCGGTGTTCTACACCCCGTACATCTATTTCCCGATCGACGATCGCCGCCAGTCCGGTTTCCTGCCGCCGTCCTTCAGCAGCAGCACCGACACCGGCTTTATGCTCGTGACCCCGTACTACTTCAACCTGGCACCCAACTACGATGCCACGTTGTACCCGCGCTACATGACCAAGCGCGGCCTGTTGATGGAAGGCGAGTTCCGCTACCTGACCGAATCGAGCGAAGGCCAGTTCGGTGCCGCGTACCTCAACGACGACAACGACGACCGCAAGCGCCAGACCGACTACACCGACAAGCGCTACATGCTTAACTGGCAGCACAAGGGTGGTCTCGACTCCCGTGTACTGACCGAAGTCGACTACACCAAAATCAGCGATCCGTATTACTTCCAGGACCTGGAAAGTGACCAGATCGGCGTTGAAAGCCGTGACTACCTGAACCAGCAGGGCGCCGTCAGCTACCGTGGCGATGACTACACCGCCAAGCTGAACGTGCAGGCCTATCAACTGGCTACCGTTACCCAGATCACGCCTTACGACATGTTGCCGCAGCTCACCCTCAACGGGATGCTGCCAACTCACCCAGGTGGCCTGAACTTCGCCTACAACACCGAACTGGTGCGGTTTGATCGTGACCTAAAAACTGGCAGGTTCATTGATGAAAACGGCGGCCCTATAAATGCTGATGGAACTATCGGCACACCAAGACTAGACACCAACGTTGCAGGTCTAGCCCGTGCCAACGGTACGCGCATGAACCTTGCGCCAAATGTCAGCCTGCCGCTGAACTGGAGCTATGGTTTCCTGACGCCGTCCCTGAAGTACATGTACACCCAGTACGACTTGGATCTGGATGGCACTGGCAAAAAGTACATGACCGACAATGGTCAAAAATTCGACAGTACCGTCAACCGCAGCGTGCCAATCGCCAGCGTCGACAGCGGCCTGTACTTCGACCGCAACACCAACTGGTTCGGTACCAACTACCGCCAGACCCTCGAGCCGCGTGCGTTTTATCTGTATGTCCCAGAGAAAAATCAGGATGACATCCCGATCTTCGACACCAGCGAAACCACCTTCAGCTATTCCTCGCTGTGGCGTGACAACCGCTTTACCGGTACTGACCGTGTAGGCGACGAGAACAAGCTGTCGCTGGGTCTGACCAGCCGCCTGATCGAAGACAACGGCTTTGAGCGTCAACGCATCAGCGTGGGCCAGGCCTACTACTTCAAGGACCGCAAAGTTCAGTTACCGGGCATTGACGCAGACCGCAAGGATGCTACATCCAGCGTGTCCCCTTATGCCCTTGAATACGCCTATCGCTTCAACCGCGACTGGCGTGCGACTGCTGACTACAACTGGGATCCGGAAACCCGCAGCCCGCGCTCAGGCAGTGCGATGATGCACTACCAGCCTGAAGACAACCCGAACAAGGTGGTCAACGCAGGCTTCCGCTACCGCAACGACCAGGTGCGCTACGACCAGTACACCGGCAAGTGGACTGTGGGCGGTGGCGACTATCTGTCCCCGGGTGATCCTGGCTACATCAAGGATTACTACAAGATCAAGCAGCACGACTTCTCGGTTATCTGGCCGATCGTGCCGCAATGGAACGCCATCAGCCGCTGGCAGTACGACTACAACCGCAACCGTACCCTGGAAGCCTTCGGTGGCTTCGAGTACGACAACTGCTGCTGGAAGCTTCGTCTGATCAGCCGTTACTGGGTATCCAACGACGAGTACACCCAGGAAGCCCCTCAAAACGAGAAGGGCGACCATGGTCTCTTCCTCCAAGTTGTGCTGAAAGGTCTCGGTGGCGTTGTTGGCACCAAAGTAGAGAGCTTCCTCGACAAAGGCATCCAAGGTTATCGTGAACGTGAAGATCAAGCTTTCTGA
- the pdxA gene encoding 4-hydroxythreonine-4-phosphate dehydrogenase PdxA: MNTQRFALTPGEPAGIGPDLCLLLASQHQPHPLIAITSCDLLLERAAQLGVAVSLLPVEPGNWPDQPAPAGSLYVWDTPLNATVTAGKLDKANAAFVLQTLTRAAQGCVDGDFAGMITAPVHKGVINEAGIPFSGHTEFLADLTHTPQVVMMLATRGLRVALVTTHLPLRQVSDAITPERLMRVTRILHADLKQKFGIARPRILVCGLNPHAGEGGHLGHEETDIIEPTLERLRSEGMDLRGPLPADTLFTPKYLEHCDAVLAMYHDQGLPVLKYKGFGAAVNITLGLPIIRTSVDHGTALDLAGSGKIDTGSLQVALETAYQMAETRI, encoded by the coding sequence GTGAACACACAGCGTTTTGCCCTGACACCCGGCGAACCGGCAGGCATAGGTCCCGACCTGTGCCTGCTTCTCGCCTCGCAACACCAGCCACACCCCCTGATCGCCATCACCAGCTGCGACCTGCTCCTTGAGCGGGCCGCGCAGCTCGGTGTGGCTGTCAGCCTGCTACCGGTCGAGCCGGGCAACTGGCCCGATCAGCCGGCTCCGGCAGGCAGCCTGTACGTGTGGGACACCCCGTTGAACGCCACGGTTACCGCCGGCAAGCTGGACAAGGCCAACGCAGCCTTTGTGCTGCAAACCCTCACACGCGCCGCCCAGGGCTGCGTGGATGGCGACTTTGCCGGCATGATCACCGCCCCGGTGCACAAGGGCGTGATCAACGAAGCGGGCATCCCGTTCTCCGGGCATACCGAATTCCTCGCCGACCTGACCCATACACCGCAGGTCGTGATGATGCTTGCCACCCGCGGACTGCGCGTGGCACTGGTCACCACTCACCTGCCCCTGCGTCAGGTCAGCGATGCAATCACCCCCGAGCGACTGATGCGGGTCACCCGCATTCTGCACGCCGACCTAAAACAAAAATTTGGCATCGCCCGGCCGCGCATCCTGGTTTGCGGGCTCAACCCCCATGCAGGTGAAGGCGGCCATTTGGGCCACGAAGAAACAGACATCATCGAACCAACCCTGGAGCGCCTGCGCAGCGAGGGCATGGACCTGCGTGGCCCGCTGCCTGCCGACACTCTGTTTACCCCCAAATATCTGGAACACTGCGACGCAGTGCTGGCGATGTACCACGACCAAGGCCTGCCCGTACTCAAGTACAAAGGGTTTGGTGCCGCAGTCAACATCACCCTGGGCTTGCCGATTATCCGCACCTCTGTCGACCACGGCACCGCCCTGGATCTGGCGGGTAGTGGCAAGATCGATACCGGCAGCCTGCAAGTCGCCCTGGAAACCGCCTACCAGATGGCCGAGACCCGTATATGA
- the murU gene encoding N-acetylmuramate alpha-1-phosphate uridylyltransferase MurU, with product MKAMILAAGKGERLRPLTLHTPKPLVRVGGVPLIEYHLRALAAAGFTDIVINHAWLGQQIEDHLGDGSQFGVSIQYSPEGEPLETGGGIFQALALLGDEPFAVVNGDIWTDYEFAALRQPLTGLAHLVLVDNPAHHTSGDFSLSGGQVQDGMSGADTLTYSGIAVLHPDLFRGCTAGAFKLAPLLRNAMAAGQVTGERLQGHWVDVGTHERLAEVESLIKDAR from the coding sequence ATGAAAGCGATGATTCTGGCCGCCGGTAAGGGCGAGCGCTTGCGGCCACTGACCCTGCATACACCAAAGCCCTTGGTGCGTGTGGGTGGCGTGCCGTTGATCGAGTACCACTTGCGGGCGCTGGCCGCGGCAGGTTTTACCGACATTGTGATCAACCATGCCTGGCTGGGTCAGCAAATTGAAGATCATCTGGGCGACGGTTCGCAGTTTGGTGTCAGCATCCAGTACTCCCCGGAAGGCGAACCGCTAGAGACCGGTGGCGGAATTTTCCAGGCGCTGGCGTTGCTTGGCGATGAACCCTTTGCCGTGGTGAACGGTGATATCTGGACCGATTACGAGTTTGCTGCCTTGCGTCAGCCGTTGACCGGGCTGGCTCATCTGGTTCTTGTGGATAACCCGGCACACCACACGAGCGGTGATTTCAGCTTGAGCGGCGGACAGGTTCAAGATGGCATGTCGGGTGCCGATACGCTGACCTACAGCGGTATCGCCGTGCTTCACCCCGATCTGTTCAGGGGCTGTACGGCGGGTGCATTCAAACTGGCACCGCTATTACGTAACGCCATGGCGGCAGGGCAAGTGACAGGTGAGCGATTGCAAGGGCATTGGGTGGATGTAGGGACGCACGAGCGCCTGGCCGAGGTCGAGTCGTTGATCAAGGACGCGCGCTAG
- the surA gene encoding peptidylprolyl isomerase SurA, with protein MNVKIKLSECLRPLMLGALFLGTAANAAVQPLDKVVAIVDNDVIMQSQLDQRVHEVQQTIAKRGQGVPPASVLDQQVLERLIVENLQLQIGERSGIRITDEELNQAIGTIAQRNNMTIEQFRQALAHDGLSYEDAREQVRREMIISRVRQRRVAERIQVTDQEVKNFLASDLGKLQMSEEFHLANILIPTPESASSEAIQNAAKQAEEVYNKLKQGADFAQMAIARSGSDTALEGGDMGWRKAAQLPPPFDRMLSEMPVGDVTPPVRTPGGFIILKLNAKRGGGSVVVDEVHVRHILIKPSEIRTEAQTKELAAKIYDRITSGEDFATLAKTYSEDPGSALNGGDLNWVDPNSLVPEFREAMADTPQGVLSKPFKTQYGWHVLEVLGRRATDSTTQAREQQAMNALRNRKYDEELQSWLRQIRDEAYVEIKLPGATGTDSAGQAAQ; from the coding sequence GTGAACGTGAAGATCAAGCTTTCTGAGTGTCTGCGCCCGCTAATGCTGGGCGCGTTGTTCCTGGGTACTGCAGCCAACGCTGCAGTACAGCCCCTGGATAAAGTGGTGGCCATCGTCGACAACGACGTGATCATGCAGAGCCAACTGGACCAGCGTGTCCACGAAGTTCAGCAAACCATCGCCAAGCGTGGCCAGGGTGTACCGCCTGCCAGTGTTCTGGATCAGCAAGTGCTTGAGCGCCTGATCGTCGAAAACCTGCAACTGCAGATCGGCGAGCGTTCAGGCATTCGCATCACGGACGAAGAACTGAACCAGGCTATCGGCACCATTGCCCAGCGCAACAACATGACCATCGAGCAATTCCGTCAGGCCCTGGCCCACGACGGTCTGTCGTATGAAGATGCCCGTGAACAGGTGCGTCGCGAGATGATCATCAGCCGTGTGCGTCAACGCCGCGTGGCTGAGCGCATTCAGGTCACGGATCAGGAAGTGAAAAACTTCCTGGCCTCGGACCTGGGCAAATTGCAGATGTCCGAAGAGTTCCACCTGGCCAATATCCTGATCCCGACGCCTGAAAGCGCGAGCTCGGAAGCCATCCAGAACGCGGCCAAGCAAGCTGAAGAGGTCTACAACAAGCTCAAACAGGGCGCTGACTTTGCCCAAATGGCCATCGCCCGCTCCGGCAGCGACACGGCACTGGAAGGTGGCGACATGGGCTGGCGTAAAGCTGCTCAACTGCCTCCCCCTTTCGACCGCATGCTCAGTGAGATGCCTGTAGGCGACGTTACACCTCCAGTGCGCACGCCAGGCGGCTTCATCATCCTCAAGCTGAACGCGAAACGCGGCGGTGGATCAGTGGTGGTGGACGAAGTTCATGTCCGTCATATCCTGATCAAGCCAAGCGAAATTCGTACTGAAGCGCAAACCAAGGAACTGGCAGCCAAAATCTACGACCGCATTACGTCGGGCGAAGACTTTGCCACCTTGGCCAAGACTTACTCGGAAGACCCGGGCTCCGCCCTCAACGGCGGCGACCTGAACTGGGTTGACCCGAATTCGCTGGTGCCCGAGTTCCGCGAAGCCATGGCCGACACTCCGCAAGGTGTGCTGTCCAAGCCGTTCAAGACCCAATACGGCTGGCATGTTCTGGAAGTCCTTGGCCGTCGTGCCACTGACAGCACCACCCAGGCGCGCGAGCAACAGGCTATGAACGCTCTGCGTAACCGCAAATACGATGAAGAGCTGCAATCCTGGCTGCGTCAGATCCGCGACGAAGCCTATGTTGAAATCAAGCTGCCAGGCGCAACCGGTACTGACAGCGCAGGCCAGGCCGCGCAGTGA
- the rpe gene encoding ribulose-phosphate 3-epimerase translates to MQPFAIAPSILSADFARLGEEVDNVLAAGADIVHFDVMDNHYVPNLTIGPMVCAALRKYGVTAPIDAHLMVSPVDRIIGDFIEAGATYITFHPEATQHIDRSLQLIREGGCKAGLVFNPATPLDVLKYVMDKVDMILLMSVNPGFGGQKFIPGTLNKLREARALIDASGREIRLEIDGGVNVGNIREIAEAGADTFVAGSAIFNTPNYEEVIQKMRAELALARP, encoded by the coding sequence ATGCAGCCCTTCGCTATTGCCCCATCGATTCTTTCCGCCGATTTCGCCCGTCTCGGCGAAGAAGTGGACAACGTACTCGCCGCGGGTGCTGATATCGTTCACTTCGATGTCATGGACAACCATTACGTACCCAACCTGACCATCGGCCCGATGGTCTGCGCCGCCCTGCGCAAGTACGGCGTCACCGCACCGATTGATGCGCATCTGATGGTCAGCCCGGTCGATCGCATCATCGGCGACTTTATCGAAGCCGGCGCCACCTATATCACCTTCCACCCCGAAGCGACCCAGCACATCGACCGCTCCCTGCAACTGATCCGCGAAGGCGGCTGCAAGGCTGGTCTGGTGTTCAACCCGGCCACCCCGCTGGATGTGCTCAAGTACGTGATGGACAAGGTCGACATGATCTTGCTGATGAGCGTGAACCCGGGCTTTGGCGGGCAAAAATTCATTCCCGGCACGCTCAACAAACTGCGCGAAGCCCGTGCCCTGATCGATGCCAGCGGTCGCGAGATTCGCCTGGAAATCGACGGCGGCGTAAACGTTGGCAATATCCGTGAAATCGCTGAAGCCGGTGCCGATACCTTTGTCGCCGGCTCCGCCATTTTCAACACGCCAAACTATGAAGAAGTGATTCAGAAAATGCGTGCCGAGCTTGCGTTGGCCCGCCCATGA